The following proteins come from a genomic window of Mycolicibacterium rufum:
- the sucB gene encoding 2-oxoglutarate dehydrogenase, E2 component, dihydrolipoamide succinyltransferase has protein sequence MAISVQMPALGESVTEGTVTRWLKQEGDTVEEDEPLLEVSTDKVDTEIPSPASGVLKKIVAQEDDTVEVGGELAVIGDADDSDGDDDAQEPEAESEPEPEPEPEAEPEPEAEAEPEPEKKPEKKSSGGGSGKSQPVLMPELGESVTEGTVTRWLKKVGDSVEVDEPLVEVSTDKVDTEIPSPVAGTLLSITAEEDDTVEVGGELGKIGDSEGADAGDSEPEPEPEPEPEPEPEPEPEPEPEPEPAKETKPTTKPSEEAQPESESKPEPKAEPESKPEPKAAPAEAKSSDSGPYVTPLVRKLAAENNVDLASVKGTGVGGRIRKQDVLAAAQSSKDEAAKPAPAAEAPAKTTTSAPAPEAALAHLRGTTQKANRIRQITAKKTRESLQATAQLTQTHEVDMTKIVALRAKAKASFAEREGVNLTYLPFIARAVIDALKIHPNVNASYNEESKEITYYDAEHLGFAVDTEQGLLSPVIKNAGDLSLGGLARAIADIAARARSGDLKPDELSGGTFTITNIGSQGALFDTPILVPPQAAMLGTGAIVKRPRVIVDELGNESIGVRSVCYLPLTYDHRLIDGADAGRFVTTIKRRLEEGAFEADLGL, from the coding sequence ATGGCCATCTCCGTCCAGATGCCCGCACTCGGAGAGAGCGTTACCGAGGGGACTGTCACCCGCTGGCTGAAGCAAGAGGGAGACACGGTCGAGGAGGACGAGCCACTGTTGGAGGTGTCGACCGACAAGGTCGACACCGAGATCCCGTCCCCCGCGTCCGGGGTGTTGAAGAAGATCGTCGCGCAGGAGGACGACACCGTCGAGGTCGGCGGTGAGCTCGCCGTGATCGGCGACGCGGACGACAGCGACGGCGACGACGACGCGCAGGAGCCGGAAGCCGAATCCGAGCCCGAGCCCGAACCGGAGCCAGAGGCCGAACCGGAGCCGGAGGCTGAGGCCGAGCCAGAGCCGGAGAAGAAGCCCGAGAAGAAGTCGTCCGGCGGAGGATCGGGGAAATCCCAGCCGGTGCTGATGCCTGAACTCGGCGAGTCGGTCACCGAGGGCACCGTGACGCGCTGGCTGAAGAAGGTCGGCGACAGCGTCGAGGTCGACGAACCGCTCGTCGAGGTCTCGACCGACAAGGTGGACACCGAGATCCCCTCGCCGGTCGCGGGCACCCTGCTGTCGATCACCGCCGAGGAGGACGACACCGTCGAGGTCGGCGGCGAACTCGGCAAGATCGGCGACTCCGAGGGCGCCGACGCCGGGGACTCCGAGCCGGAGCCTGAACCGGAACCCGAGCCCGAACCCGAACCGGAGCCGGAGCCCGAACCGGAACCCGAGCCCGAGCCGGCCAAGGAGACCAAGCCCACCACCAAGCCGTCGGAGGAGGCGCAGCCCGAGTCGGAGTCCAAGCCCGAGCCGAAGGCCGAGCCCGAGTCGAAGCCGGAGCCGAAAGCCGCTCCGGCAGAAGCGAAGTCGAGCGATTCCGGTCCGTACGTGACGCCGCTGGTGCGCAAACTCGCCGCGGAGAACAACGTCGACCTGGCCTCGGTCAAGGGCACCGGCGTCGGTGGACGCATCCGCAAGCAGGACGTGCTGGCGGCCGCCCAGTCGAGCAAGGACGAGGCCGCCAAGCCGGCTCCGGCCGCCGAGGCCCCGGCCAAGACCACCACGTCGGCACCGGCCCCCGAAGCCGCGCTGGCGCACCTGCGCGGCACCACGCAGAAGGCCAACCGGATCCGGCAGATCACCGCGAAGAAGACGCGCGAATCCCTGCAGGCCACAGCGCAATTGACGCAGACCCACGAGGTCGACATGACCAAGATCGTGGCGCTGCGGGCCAAGGCCAAAGCCAGTTTCGCCGAGCGCGAGGGCGTCAACCTGACGTACCTGCCGTTCATCGCCCGCGCGGTGATCGACGCGCTGAAGATCCACCCGAACGTCAACGCCAGCTACAACGAGGAATCCAAGGAGATCACCTACTACGACGCCGAGCACCTCGGCTTCGCGGTGGACACCGAGCAGGGTCTGCTCTCCCCGGTGATCAAGAACGCCGGCGACCTGTCGCTCGGCGGACTGGCGCGGGCGATCGCCGACATCGCGGCGCGCGCACGGTCAGGTGACCTCAAGCCCGACGAACTGTCCGGTGGCACGTTCACCATCACCAACATCGGCAGCCAGGGCGCGCTGTTCGACACCCCGATCCTGGTGCCGCCGCAGGCGGCGATGCTGGGCACGGGTGCGATCGTCAAGCGCCCGCGGGTGATCGTCGACGAGCTCGGTAACGAGTCGATCGGTGTCCGCTCCGTGTGTTACCTGCCGCTGACCTACGACCACCGTCTCATCGATGGCGCCGACGCCGGCCGCTTCGTCACCACGATCAAGCGACGGCTGGAAGAGGGTGCCTTCGAGGCGGACCTGGGGCTGTAG
- a CDS encoding carbon-nitrogen hydrolase family protein → MSRELSLALVQHDAATSPDDFDRELRLLARQYAATSMFVFPEQHLLGSWDPWDPTSTERHAETLDGPTCRAIGALAADLNRWVVPGSILERTDDGRIHNTMVVFAPTGELVASYRKVFPWRPVETTEPGRDFVTVAVDGVGTLGLTVCYDAWFPEVSRQLAWMGAEILLNVVLTPTADRAQEVVLAQANAIVNQVFVASVNAAAPRGQGRSLLVDPQGRILEAAVGAEPTVLVATVDLDEVARTRQHGTAGVTRPWAALTETDQAIELPVYDGRIDPARWAPGT, encoded by the coding sequence ATGTCCAGAGAACTGTCCCTCGCCCTCGTCCAGCATGATGCCGCGACATCGCCCGACGACTTCGACCGCGAACTGCGGCTGCTGGCGCGGCAATATGCGGCGACCTCGATGTTCGTGTTCCCCGAGCAGCATCTCCTGGGCAGTTGGGATCCGTGGGACCCCACGAGCACCGAGCGGCACGCCGAAACGCTCGACGGTCCTACGTGCCGGGCGATCGGTGCGCTGGCCGCGGACTTGAACCGGTGGGTGGTGCCGGGCAGCATCCTCGAGCGCACCGACGACGGTCGCATCCACAACACGATGGTGGTGTTCGCGCCGACCGGCGAGCTGGTGGCCAGCTACCGCAAAGTCTTCCCGTGGCGCCCCGTGGAGACCACCGAACCCGGCCGCGACTTCGTCACCGTGGCCGTCGACGGCGTCGGGACGCTTGGTCTGACGGTCTGCTACGACGCCTGGTTTCCGGAGGTGTCGCGCCAGCTGGCCTGGATGGGCGCGGAGATCCTGCTGAACGTCGTGCTCACCCCGACCGCCGACCGGGCGCAGGAAGTGGTGCTCGCCCAGGCCAACGCGATCGTGAACCAGGTGTTCGTGGCCAGCGTCAACGCCGCGGCGCCGCGCGGGCAGGGGCGCAGTCTGCTCGTCGATCCGCAGGGCCGCATCCTCGAGGCCGCGGTCGGCGCCGAACCCACCGTGCTGGTCGCGACCGTCGACCTCGATGAGGTCGCGCGCACCCGGCAGCACGGCACCGCCGGGGTGACCCGGCCGTGGGCGGCGCTCACCGAGACCGACCAGGCGATCGAGTTGCCGGTGTACGACGGCAGGATCGATCCGGCCCGGTGGGCGCCCGGGACGTGA
- a CDS encoding RDD family protein, which yields MSRTSGSGLGSWLSGPGTPEPGTYPGERLGLPRSGSGSIARFGRRIAALAVDWVISLGLAALATTLGLISLPVQTTQLIVWFLLGVVSVRLFGFSPGQFALGLKVVSVDGRGYVGAGRALARGLLIALVIPALFTDSDLRGLHDLATKTAVVKR from the coding sequence ATGTCGCGCACGTCCGGTTCGGGTCTGGGGTCCTGGCTGTCGGGGCCGGGTACACCGGAACCCGGCACGTATCCCGGTGAACGACTCGGGCTGCCGCGCAGCGGGTCCGGGTCGATCGCCCGCTTCGGCCGCCGCATCGCCGCGCTCGCGGTGGACTGGGTCATCTCGTTGGGCCTGGCAGCTCTGGCCACGACCCTGGGTCTGATCAGCCTGCCCGTGCAGACGACCCAGTTGATCGTATGGTTCCTGCTCGGGGTGGTGTCGGTGCGGTTGTTCGGGTTCTCACCCGGTCAGTTCGCGCTGGGTCTGAAGGTGGTGTCCGTCGACGGCCGCGGCTACGTGGGGGCCGGCCGGGCCCTGGCCCGCGGACTTCTGATCGCGCTGGTGATTCCGGCGCTGTTCACCGACTCCGACCTGCGCGGCCTGCACGACCTGGCGACCAAGACCGCGGTCGTCAAGCGGTAG
- a CDS encoding DUF4191 domain-containing protein gives MAKSRNSAEVKAAKAEAKAARKAASKQRRSQLWQAFQIQRKEDKRLLPYMIGAFVAIVAASVALGIWAGGYTMYMLIPLGVVLGALVAFIIFGRRAQKSVYRKAEGQTGAAAWALDNLRGKWRVTPGVAATGHFDAVHRMIGRPGVIFVAEGSPTRVKPLLAQEKKRTARLVGDVPIYDVIIGNGDGEVPLSKLERHLTRLPANITVKQMDSLESRLAALGSKVGPAAMPKGPLPAQAKMRGVQRTVRRR, from the coding sequence ATGGCGAAATCGCGTAACTCCGCGGAGGTCAAGGCGGCGAAGGCCGAGGCCAAGGCCGCCCGCAAGGCCGCATCCAAGCAGCGGCGCAGCCAGCTGTGGCAGGCGTTCCAGATCCAGCGCAAAGAGGACAAGCGGCTGCTGCCGTACATGATCGGCGCGTTCGTGGCGATCGTGGCCGCCTCGGTGGCACTGGGCATCTGGGCCGGCGGATACACGATGTACATGCTGATCCCGCTGGGCGTCGTGCTCGGTGCGCTGGTCGCGTTCATCATCTTCGGCCGCCGCGCGCAGAAGTCCGTCTACCGCAAGGCGGAGGGGCAGACCGGCGCGGCCGCGTGGGCGCTGGACAATCTGCGCGGCAAGTGGCGGGTCACCCCGGGTGTCGCCGCGACCGGACACTTCGACGCGGTCCACCGGATGATCGGCCGGCCCGGCGTCATCTTCGTCGCCGAGGGCTCCCCCACGCGCGTCAAGCCGCTGCTGGCCCAGGAGAAGAAGCGCACCGCCCGCCTGGTGGGCGACGTGCCGATCTACGACGTCATCATCGGCAACGGGGACGGGGAGGTGCCGCTGTCCAAACTGGAGCGCCACCTGACCCGGCTGCCGGCCAACATCACCGTCAAGCAGATGGATTCGCTTGAGTCGCGCCTCGCCGCGCTCGGGTCGAAGGTGGGCCCCGCCGCGATGCCCAAGGGGCCGTTGCCCGCGCAGGCGAAGATGCGCGGCGTGCAGCGCACCGTGCGCAGGCGCTGA
- a CDS encoding amidohydrolase: MCTACEWAPHFAAFGGPTGRRAVAGDTRAPEPSHTVFHNGRVYTADEAAPWAEAVAVTGTTITYVGDSAGAKALAGPDTRVVDLDGSLVLPGFVEGHIHPFLGAFLTSGVDLQVPTGQDALDAIAAYATDHPDGPVRGFGWRVDMFGPQGPTRTDLDRILPDRPGFFFAIDGHSLWANSTALEMVGVHRDSPDPIPGFSYYARDDDGDPTGYVLEVDAVLGIVDAIEPISPDTMRSLLTGWLPKASAAGITSLFDAGVPPIGGDQGALIALYADVEARDALPVRVVASYSVKSPPVDDVVAAMTALRDRICTDLVSVGVVKVIGDGTQGGYTAWLLEPYADNPDSTGGSPFTEQQWRQLIGEVDAAGFDVHVHACGERTVRTALDAIEAAAAANPARDRRHAVAHLVYVEDSDNRRFGTLGVVAQFSANWMSADPDTLENMAVRYGRPRQDLLYRTRDVLRSGGRISLGTDWPAAGYFSTFKPLDSIQIGVTRQLIGRPDAPVLAPADQRLTVEEAVLANTLGAAYQLRLDDRVGSLEVGKLADLIVLDRDIFEADPHDIHAATVTMTMMNGRVVHQI, translated from the coding sequence ATGTGCACTGCGTGTGAGTGGGCGCCGCATTTCGCCGCGTTCGGCGGCCCGACCGGTCGCCGCGCCGTCGCCGGCGACACCCGCGCACCCGAACCGTCGCACACGGTCTTCCACAACGGCCGCGTGTACACCGCCGACGAGGCGGCACCGTGGGCCGAAGCCGTCGCGGTCACCGGGACGACGATCACCTATGTGGGCGACAGCGCCGGCGCGAAGGCGCTGGCCGGACCCGACACCCGGGTGGTCGACCTCGACGGCTCGCTGGTGCTGCCCGGCTTCGTGGAGGGCCACATCCACCCGTTCCTCGGCGCGTTCCTGACCAGCGGGGTCGACCTGCAGGTGCCCACGGGTCAGGACGCGCTCGACGCCATCGCGGCCTACGCCACAGACCATCCGGACGGCCCGGTGCGCGGATTCGGCTGGCGCGTCGACATGTTCGGCCCGCAGGGGCCGACGCGTACCGATCTGGACCGCATCCTGCCCGACCGGCCGGGCTTCTTCTTCGCGATCGACGGTCACAGTCTGTGGGCCAACAGCACAGCGCTGGAGATGGTGGGGGTGCACCGCGATTCGCCGGACCCCATACCCGGCTTCAGCTACTACGCCCGCGACGACGACGGCGACCCCACGGGCTACGTCCTCGAGGTGGACGCGGTCCTCGGGATCGTCGACGCGATCGAGCCGATCTCGCCGGACACGATGAGATCGTTGCTGACCGGGTGGCTGCCGAAGGCCTCGGCGGCCGGCATCACGTCGCTGTTCGACGCCGGGGTGCCGCCCATCGGCGGTGACCAGGGTGCGCTGATCGCGTTGTACGCCGACGTCGAGGCCCGGGACGCGCTGCCGGTCCGGGTGGTCGCGTCCTACAGCGTGAAATCACCGCCAGTGGACGACGTGGTCGCGGCGATGACCGCGCTGCGCGACCGGATCTGCACCGATCTCGTCAGCGTCGGGGTGGTGAAGGTGATCGGCGACGGCACGCAGGGGGGCTACACCGCCTGGCTGCTCGAGCCGTACGCGGACAACCCCGACTCCACCGGCGGTTCACCGTTCACCGAGCAGCAGTGGCGGCAGCTGATCGGCGAGGTCGATGCGGCCGGCTTCGACGTCCACGTCCACGCCTGCGGGGAACGGACGGTCCGCACCGCGCTCGACGCGATCGAAGCGGCGGCCGCGGCGAACCCGGCCCGCGATCGCCGCCACGCCGTCGCCCACCTCGTCTACGTCGAGGACAGCGACAACCGACGATTCGGGACCCTGGGCGTCGTCGCGCAGTTCTCCGCGAACTGGATGTCGGCCGACCCGGACACGCTGGAGAACATGGCCGTCCGCTACGGCCGGCCGCGTCAGGATCTGCTGTACCGCACCCGGGACGTGCTGCGCTCGGGCGGCCGCATCTCGTTGGGCACCGATTGGCCGGCCGCCGGATACTTCTCCACCTTCAAGCCGCTCGACTCGATCCAGATCGGCGTCACCCGGCAGTTGATCGGCCGACCGGACGCGCCGGTGCTCGCCCCGGCCGATCAGCGGCTGACCGTCGAGGAGGCGGTGCTCGCCAACACCCTGGGCGCGGCCTACCAGCTGCGGCTCGACGACAGGGTCGGTTCACTCGAGGTCGGCAAGCTCGCCGACCTGATCGTGCTGGACCGGGACATCTTCGAGGCCGACCCGCACGACATCCACGCCGCGACGGTCACGATGACGATGATGAACGGCAGGGTCGTCCACCAGATCTGA
- a CDS encoding TIGR01777 family oxidoreductase, with product MPSDSVIAVAGSSGLIGTALVYALRATDHRVLRIVRRAPSNADEVFWNPDTGEFDAGALRGVDAVVNLCGVNVGEKRWSGAFKQSLRDSRIGPTEVLSRAVVDAGVPVLVNASAVGYYGNTGARPVDETAAPGQTFLARLTVDWESATAVAAQSGVRVVLPRTGLVMSTSGGMLGRIRPLFSFGLGARLGNGRQYLSWISLEDQVRALLFAITHDELAGPVNFTGPAPVTNAEFTTALGRTVNRPTPFVVPGFALRAALGEFADEGVLGGQRAIPAALEGAGFRFHHNTIGEALAFATAGHRE from the coding sequence ATGCCCTCGGATTCGGTCATCGCGGTTGCGGGGTCGTCCGGTCTGATCGGTACCGCGCTGGTGTATGCGCTGCGTGCCACCGATCACCGGGTGCTGCGCATCGTGCGGCGGGCGCCGTCGAACGCCGACGAGGTGTTCTGGAACCCGGACACCGGTGAGTTCGACGCCGGTGCGCTGCGCGGCGTCGACGCCGTGGTCAACCTGTGCGGGGTCAACGTCGGCGAGAAGCGGTGGTCCGGGGCGTTCAAGCAGAGCCTGCGCGACAGCCGCATCGGCCCGACAGAGGTGCTCTCCCGCGCCGTCGTCGACGCCGGGGTGCCGGTGCTGGTCAACGCCAGCGCGGTCGGCTACTACGGCAACACCGGCGCCCGGCCCGTCGACGAGACCGCGGCGCCCGGGCAGACGTTCCTGGCGCGCCTCACCGTGGACTGGGAGTCGGCCACCGCGGTCGCCGCCCAGTCGGGGGTGCGGGTGGTGCTCCCCCGCACCGGCTTGGTGATGTCGACCTCGGGCGGCATGCTGGGCCGAATCCGCCCGCTGTTCTCCTTCGGCCTGGGCGCGCGGCTGGGCAACGGGCGTCAGTACCTGTCGTGGATCAGCCTCGAGGACCAGGTGCGGGCGCTGCTGTTCGCGATCACGCACGACGAGCTGGCCGGTCCGGTGAACTTCACCGGACCCGCCCCGGTGACCAACGCGGAGTTCACCACCGCGCTGGGTCGCACCGTGAATCGACCGACGCCGTTCGTGGTGCCCGGTTTCGCGCTGCGCGCGGCGCTCGGCGAGTTCGCCGACGAGGGTGTGCTCGGCGGGCAGCGCGCGATCCCCGCCGCGCTGGAGGGCGCCGGCTTCCGGTTCCACCACAACACCATCGGCGAGGCGCTGGCGTTCGCCACCGCCGGCCACCGTGAGTAG
- the lipB gene encoding lipoyl(octanoyl) transferase LipB, whose product MASIRSNSEPVVVRRLGTVDYQAAWDLQREIADARVAGGPDTLLLLQHPPVYTAGRRTLAEERPVDGTPVIDTDRGGKITWHGPGQLVGYPIIGLAEPLDVVNFVRRLEGALIAVCADLGLPTGRVEGRSGVWVAADETRPARKIAAIGIRVARGTTQHGFALNCDCDLAAYGSIVPCGIADAGVTSLTAELDRRVTVDDVLGPVTDAVCDVLDGRLSDADHAVASMQ is encoded by the coding sequence ATGGCGTCGATCCGGTCGAACAGCGAGCCCGTCGTGGTGCGCCGTCTCGGCACGGTGGACTACCAGGCGGCCTGGGACCTGCAGCGCGAGATCGCCGACGCCCGCGTCGCCGGTGGCCCGGACACGCTGCTCCTGCTGCAGCATCCGCCGGTGTACACCGCCGGGCGGCGCACGCTGGCCGAGGAACGCCCGGTGGACGGGACGCCCGTCATCGACACCGACCGCGGCGGCAAGATCACCTGGCACGGCCCGGGCCAGCTCGTCGGCTACCCGATCATCGGGCTGGCCGAGCCGCTCGACGTGGTGAACTTCGTGCGCCGTCTCGAGGGTGCGCTGATCGCGGTGTGCGCCGACCTCGGTCTGCCGACCGGCCGGGTCGAGGGGCGGTCGGGGGTGTGGGTGGCGGCCGACGAGACGCGGCCCGCGCGCAAGATCGCCGCCATCGGCATCCGGGTGGCGCGCGGCACCACCCAACACGGTTTCGCGCTGAACTGCGACTGCGATCTGGCCGCGTACGGCTCGATCGTGCCGTGCGGCATCGCCGACGCCGGGGTCACGTCGCTGACGGCCGAGCTCGATCGCCGGGTGACCGTCGACGACGTCCTCGGCCCGGTCACCGACGCGGTGTGTGACGTGCTCGACGGCCGGCTCAGCGACGCCGATCACGCAGTAGCATCGATGCAGTGA
- the lipA gene encoding lipoyl synthase: protein MSVEPGNRKLLRLEVRNAQTPIERKPPWIKTRAKMGPEYTELKSLVRREGLHTVCEEAGCPNIYECWEDREATFLIGGEQCTRRCDFCQIDTGKPAELDRDEPRRVAESVQAMGLRYSTVTGVARDDLPDGGAWLYAETVRQIKALNPNTGVELLIPDFNAEPELLAQVFETRPEVLAHNVETVPRIFKRIRPAFRYERSLSVLTMARADGLVTKSNLILGMGETPEEVRTALRDLYDAGCDIVTITQYLRPSARHHPVERWVHPDEFVEHQQFATDLGFAGVLAGPLVRSSYRAGKLYAQTIAARSAGAAAAAAQPSVS, encoded by the coding sequence GTGAGTGTCGAACCCGGTAACCGCAAGCTGCTCCGGCTCGAGGTGCGCAACGCCCAGACGCCGATCGAGCGCAAGCCGCCGTGGATCAAGACCAGAGCCAAGATGGGCCCGGAGTACACCGAGCTGAAATCGCTGGTGCGCCGTGAGGGCCTGCACACGGTGTGCGAAGAGGCGGGCTGCCCCAACATCTACGAGTGCTGGGAGGACCGCGAGGCCACCTTCCTCATCGGTGGCGAGCAGTGCACCCGGCGCTGCGACTTCTGCCAGATCGACACCGGCAAGCCGGCCGAACTCGACCGCGACGAGCCGCGCCGCGTCGCCGAGAGCGTGCAGGCGATGGGCCTGCGCTACTCGACGGTGACGGGAGTGGCCCGCGACGACCTGCCCGACGGCGGCGCGTGGCTCTACGCCGAAACGGTCCGCCAGATCAAGGCGCTCAACCCCAACACCGGCGTCGAGCTGCTGATCCCCGACTTCAACGCCGAGCCGGAGCTGCTCGCCCAGGTCTTCGAGACCCGCCCGGAAGTGTTGGCGCACAACGTCGAAACGGTGCCACGCATCTTCAAGCGGATCCGGCCGGCCTTCCGCTACGAGCGCAGCCTGTCGGTGCTGACCATGGCGCGTGCGGACGGCCTGGTCACCAAGAGCAACCTGATCCTCGGGATGGGTGAGACGCCCGAGGAGGTGCGGACCGCACTGCGCGATCTGTACGACGCCGGCTGCGACATCGTCACCATCACTCAGTACCTGCGGCCGTCGGCGCGCCACCACCCGGTGGAGCGGTGGGTGCACCCCGACGAGTTCGTCGAGCATCAGCAGTTCGCGACCGACCTCGGGTTCGCCGGCGTGCTGGCCGGCCCGCTGGTGCGGTCGTCGTACCGGGCGGGCAAGTTGTACGCCCAGACGATCGCGGCCCGGTCGGCCGGAGCGGCCGCGGCGGCGGCACAGCCATCCGTATCCTGA
- the glnA gene encoding type I glutamate--ammonia ligase has translation MAEQTADDIIKLIKDEKVEYVDIRFCDLPGVVQHFSIPASAFDESVFEDGLAFDGSSVRGFQSIHESDMMLLPDPATARIDPFRAAKTLNINFFVHDPFTREAYSRDPRNVARKAENYLASTGIADTCFFGAEAEFYIFDSVTFDSRINGTFYEVDSESGWWNTGEPFEADGSANRGYKVRPKGGYFPVAPYDHYVDLRDEMATNLQNAGFVLERGHHEVGTAGQAEINYKFNTLLHAADDVLLFKYIIKNTAWQNGKTVTFMPKPLFGDNGSGMHAHQSLWKDGKPLFHDESGYAGLSDLARHYIGGILHHAPSLLAFTNPTVNSYKRLVPGYEAPINLVYSQRNRSACVRIPITGNNPKAKRLEFRCPDSSGNPYLAFAAMLMAGIDGIKKKIEPLAPVDKDLYELPPEEAANIPQAPTSLASVIDKLEEDHEYLTEGGVFTPDLIETWISYKRENEILPIQIRPHPYEFSLYYDV, from the coding sequence GTGGCAGAACAGACCGCCGACGACATCATCAAGCTGATCAAGGACGAGAAGGTCGAGTACGTCGACATCCGGTTCTGCGATCTGCCCGGTGTCGTCCAGCACTTCTCGATCCCGGCGTCGGCTTTCGACGAGAGCGTGTTCGAGGACGGCCTCGCGTTCGACGGGTCGTCGGTGCGCGGATTCCAGTCCATCCACGAGTCCGACATGATGCTGCTGCCCGACCCGGCGACCGCGCGCATCGATCCGTTCCGCGCGGCCAAGACGTTGAACATCAACTTCTTCGTCCACGATCCCTTCACGCGCGAGGCCTACTCGCGCGACCCGCGCAACGTCGCCCGCAAGGCCGAGAACTACCTGGCCAGCACCGGCATCGCCGACACCTGCTTCTTCGGCGCCGAGGCCGAGTTCTACATCTTCGACTCGGTGACCTTCGACTCGCGCATCAACGGCACCTTCTACGAGGTCGACTCCGAGTCGGGCTGGTGGAACACCGGTGAGCCGTTCGAGGCCGACGGCAGCGCCAACCGGGGCTACAAGGTCCGCCCGAAGGGCGGCTACTTCCCCGTCGCGCCGTACGACCACTACGTCGACCTGCGCGACGAGATGGCCACCAACCTGCAGAACGCCGGGTTCGTCCTCGAGCGCGGCCACCACGAGGTGGGCACCGCCGGCCAGGCCGAGATCAACTACAAGTTCAACACGCTGCTGCACGCGGCCGACGACGTGCTGCTGTTCAAATACATCATCAAGAACACGGCGTGGCAGAACGGCAAGACCGTCACCTTCATGCCGAAGCCGCTGTTCGGCGACAACGGGTCGGGCATGCACGCCCACCAGTCGCTGTGGAAGGACGGCAAGCCGCTGTTCCACGACGAGTCCGGCTACGCGGGCCTGTCGGATCTGGCCCGCCACTACATCGGCGGCATCCTGCACCACGCGCCGTCGCTGCTGGCGTTCACCAACCCGACGGTGAACTCCTACAAGCGGCTGGTGCCGGGCTACGAGGCGCCGATCAACCTGGTGTACAGCCAGCGCAACCGCTCGGCGTGCGTCCGCATCCCGATCACCGGCAACAACCCGAAGGCCAAGCGCCTCGAGTTCCGGTGCCCCGACAGCTCGGGCAACCCGTACCTGGCGTTCGCGGCGATGCTGATGGCCGGTATCGACGGCATCAAGAAGAAGATCGAGCCGCTGGCCCCGGTCGACAAGGACCTCTACGAGCTGCCTCCCGAGGAGGCCGCGAACATCCCGCAGGCGCCCACCTCGCTGGCGTCGGTGATCGACAAGCTCGAGGAGGACCACGAGTACCTCACCGAGGGCGGCGTGTTCACCCCCGACCTGATCGAGACGTGGATCAGCTACAAGCGGGAGAACGAGATCCTGCCGATCCAGATCCGTCCTCACCCGTACGAGTTCTCGCTGTACTACGACGTGTAA